The following are encoded together in the Candidatus Methylomirabilota bacterium genome:
- a CDS encoding MmgE/PrpD family protein, translated as MTDYLDRLARWVEATRLDTLPESTVAAAKLVLLDTVGAILAGSALPENARLARLAAARSPRGEATLLGHRERADAYWAALANATAGVALEVDEGNRLGGGHPAIHVVPGALAVAEERRLDGARLLEAIVAGYEIGSRIGGATTPRANVHSHGTWGTLGTAVAVAKLDGAPAATIREVVNLAASMSPANSWTPALRGATIRNLYPGRSAFQGILAVDLQRAGFTGLADAPSDVYGTILADRFDGAQTLDALGGRHRIEQNYFKLHACCRYNHFALDALARLTRDHRVVADDVREVEVVTIPFALRMADAAPDTMLAAKFSVPWAVAAALVLGRTDVAAFGPAALADPRIGALARRVAVTADPAMSPRRADRPTARVRLVLRDGRTLEATTSVPRGDALNPVPEAEIVAKFVALAAPALGEARARHVVDAIRELERLKDARDLGTLLAGEARRSSP; from the coding sequence GTGACCGACTACCTCGATCGCCTCGCGCGCTGGGTCGAGGCGACGCGCCTCGACACGCTGCCGGAATCGACCGTCGCCGCCGCGAAGCTGGTGCTGCTCGACACCGTCGGCGCGATCCTCGCCGGCAGCGCGCTCCCGGAGAACGCCCGCCTCGCGCGTCTCGCGGCCGCGCGGTCGCCGCGCGGCGAGGCGACGCTCCTCGGTCATCGCGAGCGAGCCGACGCGTACTGGGCCGCCCTCGCCAACGCGACGGCGGGCGTCGCCCTCGAGGTGGACGAGGGCAACCGCCTGGGCGGCGGGCACCCCGCGATCCACGTGGTGCCGGGCGCGCTGGCGGTCGCCGAGGAGCGCCGGCTCGACGGCGCGCGGCTCCTCGAGGCCATCGTCGCGGGCTACGAGATCGGCTCGCGCATCGGCGGCGCCACGACGCCGCGCGCGAACGTGCACTCGCATGGCACGTGGGGCACGCTCGGCACGGCCGTGGCGGTGGCGAAGCTCGACGGCGCGCCCGCGGCGACGATCCGCGAGGTCGTCAACCTCGCGGCCTCCATGAGCCCGGCGAACTCGTGGACGCCCGCGCTGCGCGGCGCGACGATCCGGAACCTCTATCCGGGCCGGTCGGCGTTCCAGGGCATCCTCGCGGTGGACCTGCAGCGCGCGGGCTTCACCGGGCTCGCCGACGCGCCGTCCGACGTCTACGGCACGATCCTGGCGGACCGCTTCGACGGCGCGCAGACGCTCGACGCGCTGGGCGGGCGTCACCGGATCGAGCAGAACTACTTCAAGCTCCACGCGTGCTGCCGGTACAACCACTTCGCCCTCGACGCGCTCGCGCGCCTCACGCGCGACCATCGCGTCGTCGCCGACGACGTGCGGGAGGTCGAGGTCGTCACGATCCCGTTCGCGCTCCGCATGGCGGACGCCGCGCCGGACACGATGCTCGCGGCGAAGTTCTCGGTCCCGTGGGCGGTCGCCGCCGCGCTCGTGCTCGGGCGGACGGACGTGGCCGCGTTCGGGCCCGCCGCGCTCGCCGACCCGCGGATCGGCGCGCTGGCGCGACGGGTCGCGGTGACCGCCGACCCGGCGATGTCGCCGCGGCGGGCGGACCGGCCGACCGCGCGCGTGCGGCTCGTGCTCCGCGACGGCCGGACCCTCGAGGCCACGACGAGCGTGCCGCGCGGCGACGCCCTGAACCCCGTCCCCGAGGCCGAGATCGTCGCGAAGTTCGTGGCGCTCGCCGCGCCCGCGCTGGGCGAGGCGCGCGCGCGGCACGTCGTGGACGCGATCCGCGAGCTCGAGCGGCTCAAGGACGCGCGCGACCTCGGCACGCTCCTCGCCGGCGAGGCGAGAAGGAGCTCCCCATGA